The DNA sequence AAGCTCATTATTTTAATTCCTTATTGCACAAATTTAAGGATTCTTTGCCAGTAATTAAAAATTGGAGTGCTTTTAAAGAATTACCAGAAATTAAAAAAGATTTATATAAAGAAGTAGAAAAACTTCAAGGAGTTATTTATGAATAAAATTGCAGAAATTACCTCAAAAAGCAAAGCAAGCATTTTAAAAAAGCTAGAAAATTATTATCATGAAACAGAATTTTCTTATACTCCAAGTATTGACCCAGTAGAGCATATTTACACCACAGATGATATGCTTAGCGAGTTAAAACAAAAAATGAGTGATAATAAATATATTGTTGAAGAAAGCACTCAAGATCAACTTGAAGAAAAAATTAATGAAATTGCATCAAGTTATGGCTATACAAAACTAATCTATCCTCAAAATTTAAATTTAAATTTAGAAAAGATTAATGCTAAAGAAAAAGTTTGTTTTGATAAAAATATAGAAGACTTAAGATCTGAAGTTTTTCATAGTGATTTTTCGATTATCCATGCAAGAGTTGGAGTAAGTTCCCATGGTGTTGCTTTAGTGCTTTCATCTAAAGAGCAACCTAGAATGCTTTCTTTAGCTCCAAAACTTTGTATTGTTTTACTCAAAAAAGAAAATGTGGTTAAAAGTCTTAGCGAAGCTTTAAATTTGACTAAAAAAGAACATGAAAATTTACCAAGCAATATTTTGTTTATTGCTGGACCTTCAAGAACTGCTGATATAGAGTTAATTACTGTTTTTGGGGTTCATGGCCCACAGCAAGCTCATATTATTTTATACTAAATTACATTCTAGATAAATTTTATCTAGAATGTCAAATAATCTGAAAAATTAAAAAATTCAATCCTTTATTTTATATTAGATATTAATCTTAATTAATAGTATTTTAATCCTAAATTAAATTATTTTTTGATAAATTACAAAAAATAATTAAGGTTATATTTATAAATTAATATTTTAAGGAAAATTATAATGTTAGTTTGCATAAATAAATACAATAAATTAATTTATCATAAAGATAGCAATGATGAAAATTGTTTTATTGTTTCTATAAAAAATATCAATAATTTTTTTCACTCCAGACTTGTTTATACAGATTTTAAATTTTTTATTGATAGTC is a window from the Campylobacter sp. RM10537 genome containing:
- a CDS encoding LutC/YkgG family protein, with protein sequence MNKIAEITSKSKASILKKLENYYHETEFSYTPSIDPVEHIYTTDDMLSELKQKMSDNKYIVEESTQDQLEEKINEIASSYGYTKLIYPQNLNLNLEKINAKEKVCFDKNIEDLRSEVFHSDFSIIHARVGVSSHGVALVLSSKEQPRMLSLAPKLCIVLLKKENVVKSLSEALNLTKKEHENLPSNILFIAGPSRTADIELITVFGVHGPQQAHIILY